From Medicago truncatula cultivar Jemalong A17 chromosome 7, MtrunA17r5.0-ANR, whole genome shotgun sequence, a single genomic window includes:
- the LOC25498399 gene encoding LOW QUALITY PROTEIN: probable terpene synthase 2 (The sequence of the model RefSeq protein was modified relative to this genomic sequence to represent the inferred CDS: inserted 3 bases in 3 codons; substituted 1 base at 1 genomic stop codon): MSTVAYSDHDAKQRNLADYHPSVWGXFFLQYASETMELDQNLASQIDTLKDEVRNMLVSKTEMPLTKVKLIDSICRLGVGYHFEKEIDEVLQHIHKSYVENGEITLEDSLCSLAMLFRVFRQQGLHVSPNVFNKFKDKQGNFNENLSTDVEGMLSLYEASHMMVHEDDILEEALNFTSTHLESIASQSSPSLAAQIEYTLKQALHKNIPRLEARHYISIYEKDPTCDEVLLTFAKLDFNLLQSLHQKEFGNISKXMWKELDFSTKLPYARDRIAECSXWVLTAFFEPQYSQARKMMIKVITLLSIIDDTYDAYGTIDELELFTKAVERWDISSLDELPDYMKPIYRSFLTIYEEIEKEMRKEGRIYTLDYYKIEFKKSVQAFMTEARWLNENHIPTTEEYMRISKKSGAYPLLILTSYIGMGDIATKEIFNWVSNEPRIVNAAATLCRLMDEIVSSEFEQKRGHVCSLLDCYMKQFDMSREAAIQECKXRMTIVWKDINEECLRPTEVPMPFMTRVLNLSRFMDVIYKNKDNYTDSDGLMKTCIKEVLVDPVPI, translated from the exons ATGTCTACTGTAGCTTACTCTGATCATGACGCCAAGCAAAGAAATCTTGCAGATTATCACCCAAGCGTTTGGG GTTTCTTCCTTCAGTATGCTTCAGAAACCATG GAACTTGATCAGAATCTTGCATCACAAATTGATACGTTGAAAGATGAAGTGAGAAACATGCTTGTCTCAAAGACTGAGATGCCCTTGACAAAAGtcaaattgattgattcaaTATGTCGTTTGGGTGTTGgttatcattttgaaaaagagattgatGAAGTTTTGCAACATATTCACAAAAGTTATGTTGAAAATGGAGAAATAACGCTTGAAGACAGCCTGTGCTCTCTTGCCATGCTATTTAGGGTGTTCAGGCAACAAGGACTTCACGTTTCACCaa ATGTGTTCAACAAATTTAAAGACAAGCAAGGAAACTTTAATGAAAATCTTAGCACGGATGTTGAGGGGATGTTAAGCTTGTATGAAGCATCACATATGATGGTTCATGAAGATGACATTTTAGAAGAAGCATTAAATTTCACTTCAACTCACCTCGAGTCCATTGCCTCTCAATCGAGCCCTTCACTTGCTGCACAAATCGAATATACCTTAAAGCAGGCTCTCCACAAAAACATACCAAGGCTAGAGGCACGACACTACATTTCTATCTATGAGAAAGATCCTACCTGTGATGAAGTTCTACTCACTTTCGCAAAATTGGATTTCAATTTACTCCAATCCCTACATCAAAAAGAGTTTGGAAACATTTCCAAGTAA ATGTGGAAGGAGTTGGACTTCTCTACCAAACTACCTTATGCAAGAGATAGGATCGCGGAATGTA TTTGGGTTTTGACTGCATTTTTTGAACCCCAATATTCTCAAGCAAGAAAAATGATGATTAAAGTAATCACCCTACTTTCAATCATTGATGATACATATGATGCATATGGAACAATTGATGAACTGGAACTTTTTACCAAGGCAGTTGAAAG GTGGGATATTAGCAGCTTGGACGAACTTCCAGACTACATGAAACCTATCTATAGATCATTCTTAACAATTTACgaagaaatagagaaagaaatgaGAAAAGAAGGAAGGATATATACCCTTGACTACTACAAAATTGAA TTCAAAAAGTCAGTGCAAGCATTTATGACAGAGGCGAGATGGCTGAATGAAAACCATATACCAACAACAGAAGAGTACATGCGCATATCAAAAAAATCAGGTGCTTACCCTTTGCTGATATTAACCTCTTACATTGGTATGGGTGACATAGCCACAAAGGAGATCTTCAATTGGGTATCAAATGAGCCAAGAATTGTTAACGCCGCTGCAACTCTTTGCAGGCTAATGGATGAAATTGTTTCCAGCGAG TTTGAACAGAAAAGAGGACATGTTTGCTCATTGTTAGATTGTTATATGAAGCAATTTGATATGTCGAGAGAAGCTGCTATTCAAGAATGCA ATAGAATGACAATTGTTTGGAAAGATATAAATGAAGAATGTCTTAGGCCAACCGAAGTTCCGATGCCTTTTATGACTCGTGTTCTTAATCTTTCACGTTTTATGGATgttatttacaaaaacaaagataACTACACGGATTCTGACGGACTAATGAAGACATGTATTAAAGAAGTGTTGGTTGATCCTGTTCCAATTTGA